The nucleotide window tgaGATTCCGTCAACATATGGCTAATGAAATGGCACATTATGCGGCAGATTGTTGGGATGGTGAATTGAAAACATCATATGGATGGATTGAATGTGTCGGTTGTGCCGATAGATCAGCTTACGATTTGACAGTTCACTCTAACAAAacgaaacaaaaattgGTTGTTAGACAGAAATTAGATACTCCAGTCGAGGTTAAAAAGTGGGAAATTGATCTTACAAAGAAGTTATTCGGCCCAAAATTTAGAAAAGATGCTCCTAAAGTTGAGGCttatttattgaatttgTCACAAGCTGAATTGAAGGCCAAAAGTGAAGAACTGAAAGCTAATGAGAAAATTATTTTCCAAGTTGATGGTATTGAAGGCAACCTCGAACTAGATGGAAACTTCATTACCATTGAAGAGAGAACAAAGACCGAACATGTTAGGGAATTTGTTCCAAATGTCATTGAACCATCATTTGGGATTGGACGTATCATTTACTCGGTTTTTGAACATTCTTTCTGGAACAGACCTGAGGATACTGCAAGATCAGTTCTCTCTTTTCCACCATTGGTTGCTCCAAGTAAAGTGTTGTTGGTCCCCCTATCTAACCATAAAGATTTGGCTCCAATCACAGCTCAAATCTCTAAACTTCTAAGGGCCGAAAAGATTCCATTCAAAGTTGATGATTCTGGTGTCTCTATTGGTAAGAGATATGCACGTAATGATGAATTGGGTACACCTTTCGGAATAACCATCGATTTCGCCTCAATAAAAGACGGCTCTGTAACTTTGAGAGAGAGAGATTCCACAAAACAAGTAAGAGGTTCAGCTACCGATATAATCGGCGCTATTCGTGAAATCACTTACAATGGTGTCTCCTGGGACGAGGGTACGAAAGATTTGGCCCCATTCGTTTCGCAATCTGAAACAGTGTAAGCGTGTGTTTTTGTATATCTCTTAAATACGATAAATCTGATAAATATGTTAGCCTCAGACAAGCCGCGTTATGTAACCTTTTAATATAGTATGAAGCTTATAATCGAATACTCCGAGACCTGACAAAATACATTTCCGAAGGGTTTCCGTGCGTATAGGCAGGCGCCAGTTGAGATATCGATTCACGAGTGAGAATTCTCTTAAAAATAGGAATCGCTCTCAGAAAACGCATGGCGATCAGGATATCTACTGTCTGAGTTTACGGCTTGtcttttcaacagattGGCATTTTCTCTTATATTTAGTGATGAATAGTTTCAAATTTAGAGGCATGATTGATGCACCCAGAAGGCACCAACTAAAAGGACATGGAATGACAGTAAGTTCTTAAAAACGTCGCTAAGATTCGTGTGCTATGAGTGCGACTCATTAGGAGATAACAAAGTTGCATCTAGGACGCATATTTGTATACatatttttatatacaCAAAGCTCGACTCTGAACCCGGCGGCACTTACTGCAGCTATGGTACGAAAGAATCCGGTAATATTGTAGTAAGTACTTCAAGAACCCTACCACTCGTGCAAAAACTGTTGAGTATGTCAAccaatataaaaaaaaagatggaaaAGATTTCATCGACTGGTGGTGTGAGGCACAAGAtatcaaacttttgaaaggtAGAGCTGCTCCACTAACGACTCTATGCTTAGCACCCTTCAGAGTCGAGAATCCCCGCATGCGGCCATGGCTAGCTGAATATGTTCAGCGAGATATTACTGACAAGGAACTTATAGCCATGGCATGGATGATAGGATTTTGGCTAGGTGATGGGCACCGTTCTGGTGCGGTTTTCTCTCTGAATAGCACTGATGCTGATctaaatcaatttttgaaagaacaaGCGGAACTATGGGGCATGACATATCGCTATGTCAAGCAAATTGAGCCTGTTGGGAACCTTTGTGCAAATGCATATCTTCACACCTACACCAATGGGATTCGCAATTTAAATAAAGCGAATCCCTTGGTAGACACCCTAAAGGGTCTAAAATTCTATGCAGCAGGTGTGATTAAGCGACCAAAGAATTTTCCTGATTTCGTCCAAACTGAAGAGATAATTGTGAGAGAAGCACTACTAGCGGGGCTGTTGGACGCTGATGGTAGCACTTCTATCTATCGCTCCCAAATTTCTATGAGAATTGCAACCGTATACCCGCCGCTTAGAGATGGGGCTATGCTTGCGGCTCGCTCTCTAGGTCTAAATGTTTCGGTAAGCCATGCAGCAGCAAAATCATTCGAAACCTATAATGCCCAGGAAGTCTGGAATCTCTTTATTACACCAGGCTccaatattgaaagatttttcGGCATAATTGACAGGTGTGGACTTGAAAGAAGGCGAGACATGCCAGTGtatccaaaaaagaagactGATGCTTGATTCTCAGCGAACACGGGTACTATAGTTTACTCGACTGCCGAATTCAAACTGCTAAAATATGTTCAAATGTTTTTAAAGTTATTATCTTGCTTCCATGGCTTCAGGGAGATGTTTCCTCCAAAATTAAAACGtacatttatatatattacaTAATTATTGAATAGTTTTCGCTCTTTTCAAGGTGCATCCCCTAGGTTGTCATCGATATTGGCCGCACGTCTGCGAACTTCAGCAGATAACTGACTTTGGACAACGTGGAGTTCCTCTGGGTGCTCATTTTGCCATTCCCTCAATTTATGTGTCTGTCCGGTGCAGTCCCAGTAAATACCACGGAAAGTTGTGTATATACCATTTCTACCTTCATACAATGGAAATATGATAACCGCAAACCCAGTAAAGAACATCCAGATGATAGCAACCACCACCCACCCAGTGAAAAACTTCCTCGAGAAAATATAGCTCGATCCATACATCGGCATTGGCCAAACAACCAGCATAGCGATACTCAAAAATAGACATAAGTAACCCGCGTATTTGGACGCTTTCCTCAGATGctcctcttcctccttCATTTCCATAACACGACGTTCATCTACCAAGTGATTTACTACCTCTGAAACTTGCGACGTGATCGGATTTAATTTCTCAGTATTCGAGGAATTCTCCTCGTTTGCGCTGTTTTCCATCAATATGCTAGATCTTGGCTCAATCACATCTTCCAACTCTTCAAACTCATCCACTcttttgatacttttcaaaatctccCAGTCAAAATTCTGCGACTTGAAGATAAGCGTCAAGAGTGGAGAAAAAATACACGGCGATAGTAACGCAACCACATTACCAACAAGCATAGggtcatcttcaaaagtattCGCAACTGTAATTGACCCATACATTCCCTTTGTGCAAGCCAACCACGACATGATTGCCAAACCTGTACCCAAGATGGGTGACCAGATGGCAGCAATCGTATTCTGTCTTTTGGACAGTAGAGTCAATGCTACCGGAAACACAGCTGCCGATATTATGATACCCATTAACTCATATAAATATCCCATAGAAATTCCAGCATAATAAAGACCAGTGGCAAAACCAGACATGGCTAACGAGAAAACAACCATAGAAGCATGAGACATAAGAATTAATCTTTTACCGCTTGCTTTAGGGTTGACGTATCCCTTGTAGATGTCATACGTGAAAATAGAAGAGACTGCAATGAATTCAGCAGACATTGCTGAAGTAACTGCCATAAAAATCATGAATAAAGTGGCAACTGCTCCACCTTTACCCATCAAGGCGACCGCTGCACTTGGCAAAGCCAAGCCCGCTGACACTTGATCTGGAGTCAATCTATTTGGGTACGTTGGGAAAGCCGGTGTTGACTCTAAAGCCAAACATGCCAGCCCCATAGTTGTAGCCGTTAGCCATGGGATTGCGAACCACGCCAACCCACCCAAAATATAACCTGGCAAAGCTGCTGCTGGAGAGGCAGCAATTGCCTTGTTCCAGTAGCCATTGTCAAGCCCAACGGTGCCGAAATTGCCCACGATGTTgataacaaaaaatattccTCCGGATCTTGAATGCATTGTTAGATAAGAGCCTTCAGCATTACCTTCAACAGGATGGTCTATTGCAGCTTGAGTTATAAGTTCCCAGACTCTGCCGGGCGAGCCCAAAACGTCGCTCGTCGCGTAGGTAGTAAACGCGAAGGTCAAAATAATTACGACGATGGCGATGGTGTGGACGTAGTCGGTCAAAAAAGTAGCTTTGATACCACCAAAAAGGGTGTATACCATGACACCTACGGGTAGGAGGAAGATGCAGGCGACGGTATTCATGCCTGTGACGTCGCTGATGGAGGCGGAGCCACCAGTAAGCAACATTGCAGAGACTAGAACGTTAGTTGCGAAGGcgaagaaaataaagacACCGTGTGCGGCGGAACCGTACCTGGCCTTCACGATTTCCAGGTAGGTGTGAGCTTCTGGTGCCTTTTGCTTGGCCTTGATAGCGATGAAGGCGAATAAAATGATCTGGCAAGTTGCCCCGGCAGCGTAGAAAAAGGGTCCGGATATACCGTTCCTGTAAGCTTGGGTGGAGGACTGCAGGAGAGTGGCGGCCCATGTCCAGGAGGAGACGACAGCGGCGGAGATCAGGCCAGTTTTGACAGAACGACCGGCTGTGGAGAACTCTTCGGAGGtgatgatttctttttggtAGCGACGCAGGACAAAGGTCGTCAGAATCATACCGACGGAGAAAACCATACCCAGACCGACCACGATGGCGTAGCCAGCACCTTGGGGCAAGGGGATGTTTAGAGTACCAGGCATGTGAATTGTGTTTTGGTAAGCTGTGCTGGGGTGGTCAGGAGAGGATGTAGAGGGGGAGAGGATGTGGAGGGAGGACAAGGTGGGATGAGGAGGCAAATGGGTAATATTCGGTGTTTTAAATAGTCCAAAAAGTTGGAAAAGTTTTCATGAAGCATCATGAAGTGAGATCGCGATGAGTATACAGCACGGGAGCAGAGATTTGGGAAGATTGCTTTTCGCGGTGCAATGAGGAGTCATTTCAGATGTGGGACTCGACATGTCGATTGCAGCTACTCCACACGGCTCCTTCGATAATTGGATTGATATGTTCTATGATAGCTTCTTTGGATGGCTTCTTTGATTGGTTTCCTGAGAAATGGCGAAGACTCCGTAAGTGAGATACGATAACCTCAGTGATGAAAAGTGTCATTAGCGTGCAAGTTGTCTTCACTGCAGATTTCTGGGCGGTTTACGTATCAAGCGCATTTTTCAGAGTCGGGTTTCCTATCGTGGCGATCCGCATGTTTGGTCGCATAGTTTGATGAGCGAGAGCGATACGGCGGTAGGGGCAGAGGTTGTGAGAATGGTAGGGCGCAGCGGTGCTGCGTCTTATCTGTCCAGGGTGTAGATTGCCGCAGGTTACGCAAATTAAGACGAATGAAACAGATGTAGCTGGCAGATGGTAGGCGGTGTCACGTAGGGAATTGAATTTGGCGGTTTGGAACGGCAATATTGTAATGTGTAGTGGTTTCAATGCACGGAGCAGCGAGACAGCGAAAaatgtaaaaaaaaaagtgaaaaacgtagcgaaaaaaaaggatttGTTTAATGACTTGCAATGATCTCAATACAGAGTTTAAGGTCACTCAGTGTAGGttgaacatttttgaaggcaGAATGTCATCTCAAGGAGTGAGAGAGGCTGCAAAGAGCTTAGTGAAGGCCCTCGAGCGGTTCCCAAATGAGCGCATAAAGCACTTGGTATCTTTCAAACAATCGCAGATGGAGAGATTTAATAGGGTGGCCGGATTACAGATTGGACAGTCCAAGGATGCAAGTGATAGTAAAGTGTCGCTGGACGATATCAAAGATATCATAAACAGAACGTCAGCTCCTTTGGGTTTGCAGAAGAATCTGcttaaaaaaatgcaatctGCAATGGTCAATGAGGATCTCACGGAGCAGAGCATCAAGGAGCAAATTAGCGCTTTGAACACGCTGACTACGGATAAATATAAGCAATACTACGATGTGAGCGATAAACTGTACAAGCCGCAGGGGAATCCGCAGTACTATAAGAGGATATTGGACGAGATCGAGGGCAAGAAGAAGGAGACTTTCATGACAGCGCTGAGAACAGTCATATTGGGTAAATGAGGCAAGTATGCAAGctgtaaatattttttaattagTTAATTATTCATTTGGCAAAACCGATTGAGATATCGCTATTTTGGAAGCGGCAGGTATCGCCCAAGGAGTCTTTGATGCTCTTCGCATCATCAATTTGTTGATACTCCACAAAAGCGACTCTGCGTACATTTACCAGTCTAATTTCAACAAGGTTTTCGCCCTGAAAGACGTCTTTTAATGCCTCGGTGGTTGTGTCAGGTGGAAGATTCTGTATCAACAAGATCTTGTTTGGTGGATTTGCCGATGTAGCACTAGCTGGTAGCTTCGTTGTACCTTGGCCTAGTTTTCTGTTTGTCACTTTATTCCTGGATATAGATTTGGCGGTgatgttttgtttttttgtgGCCTTTACAGCTTCACATATTTGTCCGATCGTATTTTCATCCAATCCTTTGCTTCGTAGATTAAATCTCAGTCTTCGTAATCgccttttcaaaagatgctGTTCCCTTTTGGTGCTATCGCTGGCcaactttcttttcaattgttttgtttttaatGCTCTATCTAATGCAGCGCCATCTTCGAGGGCTAAGCCCAGCAGTGAGTCTTTATTGGAAAAGtgaatatcaattttgcgCCCACCAATCATTAATTTTGAACCAAAGGTCTCCACAAATCTCTGAGCAGCTGCATGATTAATGAACGTGATGAAACACTGATTTCTCAACTTCAACGATCTTGACAGTGATACCGCAACAATATTGTTCGTCGTATCTAATAGCTGTAACTTTGAGTTTCCTAcggtttcatttttgggCAGCGGCAACCTTGGATTTTTGACGTATTCATTTTTAGGATTCAAATGCTTCAGTAGTAACCTCGTGAAATTTGCTTTGCTTCTAGGACGACTTGGtatattttgcaaatacAAGGTCTTTAGGTCGTGCATCACTTAAAATTGCGTCGTACAATATGGCGATTTATGCtttcttttggaatcaaCAAGTCTGTAGGTGAGTGAAGTGTGAGATTGTTGGCACTTTTTCCAGTAAAACATAGAAAAACTtctgaatgaaaaattaaaatagtaatatcttgaaataaCCACACTAAATATAAGGAAACAAAAGACTAAATATTAATATATAATATAAAGAAACGAGTAGATTTATTATTTTACACTTATTTCTTGACAGCCTTTTGAGCAGCCTTGGTGACCTTAGCAGCCTTGTCAGTCTTGACAACGGACTTGATGACACCAACAGCAAC belongs to Zygotorulaspora mrakii chromosome 1, complete sequence and includes:
- a CDS encoding uncharacterized protein (WHO gene family), producing MRPWLAEYVQRDITDKELIAMAWMIGFWLGDGHRSGAVFSLNSTDADLNQFLKEQAELWGMTYRYVKQIEPVGNLCANAYLHTYTNGIRNLNKANPLVDTLKGLKFYAAGVIKRPKNFPDFVQTEEIIVREALLAGLLDADGSTSIYRSQISMRIATVYPPLRDGAMLAARSLGLNVSVSHAAAKSFETYNAQEVWNLFITPGSNIERFFGIIDRCGLERRRDMPVYPKKKTDA
- the DUR3 gene encoding Dur3p (similar to Saccharomyces cerevisiae DUR3): MPGTLNIPLPQGAGYAIVVGLGMVFSVGMILTTFVLRRYQKEIITSEEFSTAGRSVKTGLISAAVVSSWTWAATLLQSSTQAYRNGISGPFFYAAGATCQIILFAFIAIKAKQKAPEAHTYLEIVKARYGSAAHGVFIFFAFATNVLVSAMLLTGGSASISDVTGMNTVACIFLLPVGVMVYTLFGGIKATFLTDYVHTIAIVVIILTFAFTTYATSDVLGSPGRVWELITQAAIDHPVEGNAEGSYLTMHSRSGGIFFVINIVGNFGTVGLDNGYWNKAIAASPAAALPGYILGGLAWFAIPWLTATTMGLACLALESTPAFPTYPNRLTPDQVSAGLALPSAAVALMGKGGAVATLFMIFMAVTSAMSAEFIAVSSIFTYDIYKGYVNPKASGKRLILMSHASMVVFSLAMSGFATGLYYAGISMGYLYELMGIIISAAVFPVALTLLSKRQNTIAAIWSPILGTGLAIMSWLACTKGMYGSITVANTFEDDPMLVGNVVALLSPCIFSPLLTLIFKSQNFDWEILKSIKRVDEFEELEDVIEPRSSILMENSANEENSSNTEKLNPITSQVSEVVNHLVDERRVMEMKEEEEHLRKASKYAGYLCLFLSIAMLVVWPMPMYGSSYIFSRKFFTGWVVVAIIWMFFTGFAVIIFPLYEGRNGIYTTFRGIYWDCTGQTHKLREWQNEHPEELHVVQSQLSAEVRRRAANIDDNLGDAP
- the CBP6 gene encoding Cbp6p (similar to Saccharomyces cerevisiae CBP6 (YBR120C); ancestral locus Anc_3.380), with translation MTCNDLNTEFKVTQCRLNIFEGRMSSQGVREAAKSLVKALERFPNERIKHLVSFKQSQMERFNRVAGLQIGQSKDASDSKVSLDDIKDIINRTSAPLGLQKNLLKKMQSAMVNEDLTEQSIKEQISALNTLTTDKYKQYYDVSDKLYKPQGNPQYYKRILDEIEGKKKETFMTALRTVILGK
- the MUD1 gene encoding Mud1p (similar to Saccharomyces cerevisiae MUD1 (YBR119W); ancestral locus Anc_3.379) — its product is MHDLKTLYLQNIPSRPRSKANFTRLLLKHLNPKNEYVKNPRLPLPKNETVGNSKLQLLDTTNNIVAVSLSRSLKLRNQCFITFINHAAAQRFVETFGSKLMIGGRKIDIHFSNKDSLLGLALEDGAALDRALKTKQLKRKLASDSTKREQHLLKRRLRRLRFNLRSKGLDENTIGQICEAVKATKKQNITAKSISRNKVTNRKLGQGTTKLPASATSANPPNKILLIQNLPPDTTTEALKDVFQGENLVEIRLVNVRRVAFVEYQQIDDAKSIKDSLGDTCRFQNSDISIGFAK